In the genome of Aspergillus flavus chromosome 8, complete sequence, one region contains:
- a CDS encoding nucleoside phosphorylase domain-containing protein yields MNGYLHPPPQHLRCALSEIKSDPTLSRTPPLQAYLQQIQKSTKHYHHPGHENDKLYASDYIHQDDNKACDSCDSEQQLPRTPRKSTDPVIQYGTIASGNQVIKDAEQRDKLARQYDILCFEIEAAGIVNTIPSLVIRGICDYADSLKNKIWQRYAAATAAALAKFLLSRVRTHQDLGMNS; encoded by the coding sequence ATGAATGGCTACCTTCACCCGCCGCCCCAACATCTACGATGTGCGCTCAGTGAAATCAAATCAGACCCTACGCTATCCAGAACACCCCCACTGCAGGCATATCTACAGCAGATTCAGAAAAGTACCAAACACTATCATCACCCCGGTCACGAAAATGATAAGCTTTATGCGTCAGACTATATCCACCAAGACGACAACAAAGCTTGCGATTCTTGTGATTCTGAGCAACAACTACCCCGGACGCCTCGAAAATCCACTGATCCAGTGATTCAATACGGGACCATAGCATCTGGCAATCAGGTGATCAAGGACGCAGAGCAAAGGGACAAGTTGGCCAGGCAATATGacattctttgctttgaaATTGAAGCAGCAGGAATAGTGAACACGATTCCTTCGTTGGTAATCCGCGGGATTTGTGATTATGCTGACTCCCTTAAGAACAAGATATGGCAGAGATACGCTGCTGCTACGGCTGCTGCGCTCGCTAAGTTTCTTTTGTCTCGTGTGAGAACACATCAGGACTTGGGCATGAACTCTTGA
- a CDS encoding hydroxymethylglutaryl-CoA reductase: MPDMSCTFESLLYHTPAPLTSLGRVFPYMPPAYYFVRLRYFMNMTRIPQAITSKFQTSRASDEETSSVKIENCVGFTRVPLGVAGPLQVQGSDGTTGSFYGPLATCEATLIASCSRGCKALNMCQGVRFKILHDSMSRAPAFWFANTEDAVAFFDLVPSLQPKFKKDAESTSKHVRLRTVIPHIVGSSVHVRFEYLCGDAAGQNMVTIATQRVCDRFSASAEAHALRLQRITTENQMSSDKKLAWGNIIQTRGVRVLVWGSVSDDVSKRVLGCSTELLYQSILNSKEGAAMNGQLGYSVNPSNVIAAMFIACGQDAASVAEAAWSQLTAEYDADTKLLRLISYIPSLPVGVVGGGTAYPTQRESLEILGCNVPGTKHRLAGLIASFSLALDISTLAAIATQTFSRSHEKLARGRWSPESKL; the protein is encoded by the exons ATGCCCGACATGAGCTGTACCTTTGAATCTCTTCTCTATCACACGCCAGCCCCTTTGACGAGCCTCGGTCGCGTGTTCCCCTACATGCCGCCAGCCTATTATTTCGTCCGACTCAGA tattttatgAACATGACGAGAATCCCACAGGCGATAACATCGAAGTTCCAAACTTCGAGGGCGTCGGATGAGGAGACCTCTTCCGTGAAGATCGAAAACTGCGTGGGCTTTACCAGAGTTCCACTTGGGGTTGCCGGTCCCTTGCAAGTGCAAGGCAGTGACGGCACCACGGGCTCATTCTATGGGCCTTTAGCAACGTGCGAGGCTACCTTGATAGCGAGCTGCTCCCGCGGATGTAAAGCACTTAATATGTGCCAGGGCGTTCGCTTCAAAATTCTTCACGACTCTATGTCCCGCGCTCCGGCGTTCTGGTTTGCCAACACTGAGGATGCAGTGGCGTTTTTCGACCTTGTGCCTTCTTTACAGCCCAAATTCAAGAAGGACGCCGAGTCAACAAGCAAACATGTACGTCTGCGGACTGTTATACCACATATTGTTGGTTCGAGTGTGCATGTTCGTTTTGAATATCTATGTGGAGATGCTGCTGGACAGAATATGGTCACTATTGCGACTCAACGCGTCTGTGATCGCTTCTCCGCGTCGGCCGAGGCTCATGCTTTACGATTGCAGAGAATCACCACCGAAAATCAAATGAGCTCAGATAAAAAGCTGGCGTGGGGAAATATCATTCAGACTCGAGGTGTGAGAGTTCTGGTTTGGGGAAGTGTGAGCGACGATGTTAGCAAACGAGTGCTTGGGTGCAGCACTGAGCTCTTATACCAGTCTATCCTCAACAGCAAAGAAGGTGCGGCGATGAATGGCCAGCTTGGATACAGTGTCAACCCATCCAATGTTATTGCTGCCATGTTTATAGCTTGTGGCCAGGACGCCGCGAGTGTGGCAGAAGCGGCGTGGAGCCAGCTGACAGCCGAATATGACGCCGATACTAAACTGCTCCGCTTGATTTCTTACATCCCTTCACTTCCGGTTGGGGTTGTAGGAGGAGGAACTGCATATCCCACGCAAAGGGAATCGCTGGAGATCCTCGGCTGCAATGTACCAGGAACTAAACACCGTCTTGCTGGTTTGATCGCGTCGTTTTCCCTTGCATTGGATATTAGCACCCTCGCTGCGATAGCCACCCAGACATTTTCAAGGAGCCATGAGAAACTCGCAAGGGGGAGGTGGTCCCCGGAGTCAAAGCTTTAG
- a CDS encoding putative monooxygenase yields the protein MPQLKVLICGAGIAGNALAFWLSKLGHETTVIERFPKIRASGLQVDLRGPGIEVMRRMGLEEAFRARSVPEQGLQLVDDKGKSWGYFPANRSGRGLQSFTTDFEIMRGDLCQLLYDVTKDRVEYRFGVCVKKLAQTEDYVDVLFSDEGRERFDLVVGADGSGSHTRKMILDAGAKDPVHPLGVYAGYFTIQKSLQPGEGYNATAFIAPGNKGIMTRRADPHKYQAYLFCNPNSSHRLNSATKGDIEDEKKGLAEAFCGAGWKTSEILKGLVDADDFYCERMGVVTMDYWSQDRIVLVGDAAYCPTAMTGMGTTCGMAGAYVLAGEIGKHCGKGFPGGIPVPKNSITVALAEYEGRLRPFINTVQKGLTDNENYMAKFPSSPLGVQMVYVLFWVASLLRLDFLAKWVLREDTKGWKLPEYKLMTDCACN from the coding sequence ATGCCACAACTCAAAGTCCTCATCTGCGGCGCAGGGATCGCAGGCAACGCCCTCGCATTCTGGCTCTCAAAGCTCGGCCACGAGACCACCGTCATCGAACGATTCCCGAAGATACGCGCCAGTGGCCTACAGGTCGACCTTCGCGGACCAGGCATTGAAGTGATGCGACGAATGGGCCTGGAAGAAGCTTTCCGCGCTCGGTCCGTCCCGGAGCAAGGTTTACAGCTCGTCGATGACAAGGGTAAAAGCTGGGGATATTTCCCTGCTAACCGCTCCGGGAGAGGATTACAGAGCTTCACGACTGACTTTGAGATTATGAGAGGAGATTTATGTCAGCTTCTGTATGATGTTACGAAGGATCGTGTCGAATACCGCTTCGGGGTTTGCGTGAAGAAGCTAGCGCAGACGGAGGATTATGTTGATGTCCTTTTCTCGGATGAGGGAAGAGAGCGGTTCGATCTTGTTGTAGGGGCGGATGGATCCGGGTCTCACACACGGAAGATGATACTGGATGCTGGTGCTAAAGACCCGGTTCATCCACTTGGGGTGTATGCTGGGTATTTCACGATCCAGAAGTCACTTCAACCTGGCGAGGGGTACAATGCAACTGCTTTTATTGCTCCCGGGAACAAAGGCATCATGACTCGCCGCGCCGATCCCCATAAATACCAAGCATATCTGTTCTGTAACCCGAATTCCTCTCACCGACTAAATAGCGCGACCAAGGGCGACATCgaagacgaaaagaaaggattGGCAGAGGCCTTCTGTGGGGCTGGGTGGAAGACAAGCGAGATTCTTAAAGGCCTAGTCGATGCCGACGACTTCTACTGTGAGCGGATGGGGGTTGTCACGATGGACTATTGGTCCCAGGACCGCATTGTGCTTGTTGGCGATGCAGCTTACTGCCCGACCGCTATGACGGGCATGGGCACGACCTGTGGTATGGCCGGCGCCTATGTCCTCGCTGGCGAAATTGGGAAGCACTGTGGCAAGGGCTTCCCGGGAGGGATACCAGTTCCCAAAAATAGTATCACGGTTGCTCTGGCCGAGTATGAGGGAAGGCTTAGACCGTTCATCAATACGGTCCAGAAAGGGTTAACAGACAACGAAAATTACATGGCTAAGTTTCCATCATCCCCTCTTGGCGTTCAGATGGTTTACGTCCTCTTTTGGGTTGCATCTTTGTTGAGGCTCGACTTTCTTGCCAAATGGGTGTTGCGCGAAGATACGAAGGGTTGGAAACTCCCGGAGTATAAACTGATGACGGATTGTGCTTGCAACTGA
- a CDS encoding putative delta-delta-dienoyl-CoA isomerase mitochondrial precursor (enoyl-CoA hydratase/isomerase family protein): MSDKEYKYFKVTVPEPWIAHVEINRPGHVNAFLEDAWREMRTVFDRLSTDPSVRAIVFSGSGEKGFSVGIDLKWVSNKDSPFMARPDEIVDPGRRAVTTLRRFGVEFQECISSIERCEKPVICAMHGYALGMAMDVCSAADMRICSKDTVFCVKEVDIGIASDIGILARLPKVVGSYTWVKDVAMSGRNFNADEALRVGFVSTVLPTKNDVIGEAFRVARNLSEKSPVAVQTIKHFLDYSRDRTVAEGLQYQLAYNVAAVQTKDVPVAISSILSKEKPIFGKL, encoded by the exons ATGTCAGacaaagaatataaatacttCAAGGTCACTGTACCAGAGCCATGGATCGCTCACGTTGAGATCAATCGGCCAGGCCACGTGAACGCCTTCTTGGAAGA TGCATGGCGGGAAATGCGAACCGTCTTTGACCGTCTCTCGACAGACCCGTCCGTTCGTGCCATTGTTTTCTCCGGATCCGGTGAGAAGGGTTTCTCGGTTGGCATAGATCTGAAATGGGTTTCCAACAAAGATTCACCATTTATGGCCCGGCCAGACGAGATCGTCGATCCAGGCAGACGGGCAGTCACTACTCTTCGACGATTTGGGGTTGAATTCCAGGAGTGTATTTCTAGTATTGAGAGGTGTGAGAAAC CTGTTATCTGTGCCATGCACGGCTACGCACTAGGCATGGCAATGGACGTCTGCTCGGCGGCGGACATGCGAATCTGTTCTAAGGACACCGTCTTCTGTGTCAAAGAAGTCGATATCGGCATTGCATCTGACATTGGGATTCTCGCACGGCTCCCAAAGGTCGTTGGCTCATATACATGGGTCAAAGATGTAGCCATGTCTGGCCGAAATTTCAATGCGGATGAGGCCCTCCGAGTTGGGTTCGTGAGCACTGTCCTCCCAACAAAGAATGATGTGATCGGTGAAGCATTCAGAGTTGCAAGGAATCTGAGCGAGAAAAGCCCGGTCGCGGTACAAACAATCAAACACTTTTTGGATTACAGCCGAGATCGCACCGTTGCTGAAG GGCTCCAATACCAACTAGCGTATAATGTCGCAGCGGTTCAAACCAAGGATGTTCCAGTTGCTATTTCATCTATATTATCGAAGGAGAAGCCCATCTTTGGAAAGCTCTAG
- a CDS encoding putative C6 transcription factor, translating to MFQAESHSHDKIAEKVLECKQLARDVKKKRPSRGCLPANLYRSFPDRRVMDELIEIYFATFESCYRILYAPSFREDYRSYINHPESARGPLLLQLALLMALTGTLHRDVNIRSEMMSKASTWIHIAQTWLSAPLEKDRLTLEGIQLHCLLLLARQVSRIGADLVWISAGSLVRIAMQMGLHQDPDCLEEMSITQKEIRRRLWYTILEINVQSALDSGMVPMITDIDYNTQPPSIAINGEAQDNTQVNTSNGMSFQHLLAKSLPLRLRATRVINNLQDEPSYDEVLALGDELALECGKAAMAIEHDVSDTDTRSVSFASSFCNHLLRRFPLCLHYRYAVKAKKNPIYCNSQKACLSGAQSLLLLLEDDMYHRLLLTGGGMFRDLITWGAMFIFLELCPEPDADMSMFARKTNRARNQPLLQDARRVVQYARDRMWNGETNVKVYVCLSMMMAQAEARLGGLPVKDAITKALHESLGECHSLLKAMAADSSVSTTDPVLDSWASSGLMMPLFADLDADFDFLGDGNVDMSFLDTCFDLQ from the coding sequence ATGTTCCAGGCGGAAAGTCACAGTCATGACAAAATCGCTGAGAAGGTCCTCGAATGCAAACAGCTCGCTCGGGACGTTAAGAAGAAACGTCCAAGTAGAGGATGTCTCCCGGCTAATCTCTATCGATCCTTTCCCGACCGACGCGTGATGGATGAACTGATTGAGATCTATTTTGCTACCTTCGAATCGTGCTACCGTATTCTGTACGCCCCCTCGTTCCGAGAGGACTACAGGAGCTATATAAACCATCCAGAATCAGCAAGGGGTCCTCTCCTGTTACAGCTTGCTCTTCTCATGGCCCTGACCGGTACATTACACCGAGATGTAAATATCCGCAGTGAGATGATGAGTAAAGCCTCCACGTGGATCCATATTGCTCAGACATGGCTTTCTGCACCATTGGAAAAAGACCGCTTGACATTGGAGGGCATCCAACTCCATTGTCTACTACTCCTTGCACGTCAGGTAAGTCGAATAGGAGCCGACTTGGTATGGATCTCTGCAGGCTCCCTTGTAAGAATAGCCATGCAGATGGGCTTACATCAAGATCCCGATTGTCTTGAGGAGATGAGCATAACACAGAAGGAGATTCGACGGAGACTGTGGTACACTATTCTAGAGATTAATGTTCAGTCGGCACTAGATTCGGGCATGGTACCCATGATTACAGATATAGACTACAATACCCAGCCGCCATCTATCGCCATTAACGGCGAGGCACAAGACAACACACAAGTAAATACTTCAAATGGGATGTCCTTTCAGCATCTATTGGCAAAATCATTACCTCTCAGATTGCGCGCGACCAGAGTCATCAACAATCTACAGGACGAACCATCATACGATGAGGTTCTGGCCCTTGGAGATGAACTAGCCTTGGAATGTGGCAAGGCTGCCATGGCAATTGAGCACGATGTCTCCGACACAGACACACGTTCTGTGAGCTTTGCATCCAGCTTCTGCAACCATCTCCTTCGTCGCTTTCCGCTGTGCCTTCATTACCGGTATGCggtcaaggccaagaaaaaTCCGATTTATTGTAACTCCCAGAAAGCTTGCCTTTCGGGCGCCCAGAGCCTATTATTacttcttgaagatgatATGTATCACCGTCTTCTCCTCACCGGTGGTGGTATGTTTCGTGATCTCATCACTTGGGGAGCAATGTTTATTTTTCTCGAGTTATGCCCGGAGCCCGATGCAGACATGTCGATGTTTGCAAGGAAGACTAACCGCGCCCGCAATCAACCATTGCTACAAGATGCTCGTCGTGTGGTGCAGTACGCAAGAGACAGAATGTGGAACGGGGAAACGAATGTTAAAGTCTACGTCTGCCTCAGCATGATGATGGCCCAGGCCGAGGCTCGTCTGGGCGGCTTGCCTGTAAAGGATGCCATTACGAAGGCTCTGCACGAGAGTCTTGGTGAATGCCATAGTCTTTTGAAGGCTATGGCTGCTGATTCTTCCGTCAGTACAACGGATCCGGTTCTGGATTCATGGGCATCCAGCGGCCTGATGATGCCTTTATTTGCTGATTTGGATGCCGATTTTGACTTTTTGGGTGACGGAAACGTTGATATGAGCTTCCTAGACACTTGCTTTGATCTGCAGTGA
- a CDS encoding acyl-CoA desaturase, with amino-acid sequence MKTESLPFNWVTIVVSPIIGFLATVYTPLKRETGCFPVIYYFVSGIAITAGYHRLWSHKPYEATLPLKWFLAIFGAACCQWSIRTWAECHRSHHRYTDTDKDPYSVRHGLVHAGEAGPTDLSDLDADPVGGFIHAGVIRLFFCYQAIFSINSIAHWLGDQPYDGRHTPRNHTLVTLLCFEEGYHNYHHEFPADYHNGVEWYQCDVTKMQLGLAYGLKQAPDNVVGKGTYQQARKKLERKANKLDWRLPLSQLPGITWDGFQEAVKDGRQLIILSGMVYDIATFIPLHPGGVKILVSHIGKDEAFNGEIYSRTLHCRTELVG; translated from the exons ATGAAGACCGAATCCCTTCCTTTCAACTGGGTTACGATAGTAGTGTCCCCTATCATAGGGTTCCTGGCTACCGTGTATACTCCATTGAAACGGGAAACTGGGTGCTTTCCTGTGATATACTACTTTGTAAGCGGTATAGCGATCACAGCAG GCTATCACAGACTCTGGTCGCACAAACCATATGAAGCAACCTTACCGCTTAAATGGTTTCTGGCTATCTTCGGTGCCGCATGCTGTCAATGGTCCATAAGAACGTGGGCTGAATGCCATCGTTCCCATCACCGCTACACAGACACTGACAAAGACCCTTACTCGGTCAGACACGGGCTCGTCCACGCGGGTGA GGCTGGCCCAACGGATCTCTCAGACCTGGACGCAGATCCCGTG GGTGGATTCATACACGCTGGAGTCATCCGTCTATTCTTTTGCTACCAAGCTATCTTCTCAATAAACTCGATCGCACACTGGCTTGGCGACCAGCCCTACGATGGTAGACACACACCCCGAAACCATACGCTCGTCACGCTTCTCTGCTTTGAAGAAGGATACCATAACTACCACCATGAGTTTCCAGCGGACTATCACAACGGCGTGGAGTGGTACCAGTGCGATGTCACCAAAATG CAACTCGGCCTTGCATATGGTTTGAAGCAGGCCCCAGACAACGTTGTGGGCAAGGGAACGTACCAGCAGGCCCGGAAGAAGCTAGAGCGGAAGGCTAACAAACTTGACTGGAGGTTGCCTCTCTCTCAGCTGCCCGGGATTACTTGGGATGGTTTCCAAGAAGCAGTAAAAGATGGCCGGCAACTGATCATCCTATCGGGGATGGTCTATGATATAGCGACCTTTATCCCTTTGCATCCAGGAGGAGTAAAGATCCTGGTCAGCCACATAGGGAAAGATGAGGCCTTCAATGGCGAAATTTACTCACGTAC ACTCCACTGCCGCACGGAATTGGTTGGATGA
- a CDS encoding putative short chain alcohol dehydrogenase (unnamed protein product): MHTGRAYIVTGGSSGMGQAVVKKLLSLSATVHAIDEAGQMPIVSLPDSDRLHFHPNIDISSHEKVTQTFESIIQQSPVISGLVSCAGIILPSNILEPVENFNKVMAVNVGGTWNMGTTYLRYVLERHADTMRDKKEGSVPEGIGSMVNIGSTASLFGSPGIASYCASKHAVLGLTRTWAKDFGDKGVRVNCVAPGATDTPLLGGVPPAFVDYYVKNVPLRRLARPEELANTVAFLLSDDASYINGQVIPVEGGFH, translated from the coding sequence ATGCACACCGGCCGAGCTTACATAGTGACCGGGGGTTCATCAGGAATGGGCCAGGCTGTCGTGAAAAAGCTCCTCAGTCTATCGGCCACAGTGCACGCGATCGACGAAGCCGGACAAATGCCAATCGTCTCCTTACCCGACTCTGACCGACTTCACTTCCACCCCAACATCGACATCAGCTCACATGAGAAAGTAACTCAGACGTTTGAATCAATCATACAACAATCCCCGGTGATCAGCGGCCTCGTCAGCTGCGCGGGCATTATACTCCCGTCCAACATCCTCGAGCCAGTCGAGAACTTCAACAAAGTGATGGCAGTTAACGTCGGCGGAACATGGAATATGGGGACGACGTACCTACGCTATGTGTTGGAACGGCACGCAGATACCATGCGCGATAAAAAGGAAGGCTCAGTTCCGGAAGGAATCGGGAGTATGGTAAATATCGGATCCACTGCGTCTCTGTTTGGAAGTCCGGGCATTGCGTCCTACTGTGCAAGCAAGCATGCTGTTCTTGGGCTTACTCGCACATGGGCAAAGGACTTTGGGGATAAAGGGGTCAGGGTAAATTGTGTTGCGCCTGGGGCCACGGATACCCCCTTGCTTGGGGGTGTGCCGCCAGCTTTTGTCGATTATTATGTTAAGAATGTGCCGCTGAGGAGACTTGCCAGACCGGAGGAGTTAGCCAATACGGTTGCTTTCTTGCTCAGTGATGATGCTTCGTACATTAATGGGCAGGTTATTCCTGTGGAGGGTGGATTTCATTAG
- a CDS encoding heterokaryon incompatibility protein-domain-containing protein: protein MQADTSSTLATIRRETSSSIVSALLDLQEHRKYDDRTYDWIKNLEVIYLNASGGGYKRRWDDEVVASNYGKRLLWRRRVDANDLSQKYIAVSYTWKPPPKQPSSHDAYLVQSREGTYADSNRVRDQVLDRVIAYANYRQARGTSVRGFWIDQECIDQENEAEKQRAVQSIEYVYSHSALPVALLSVRIESEDQLENLVYILRRKDPLRNEKRDLVRGALNLLDYIISDPWWERGWTFQEDYCASTKMCLLIPHSSSLKVLKETNHQMFGKLEGELCITSTDFRSQATKLCMEYRKSPEFKHTCERILDRASKYNVQLLELDNEGKRTIRQSMSPIIFSNVGKRGITFESDRLAVIANCLGYLVRFDTYEIERKGYSLSIAMLALFLLNGEILMNGPDNSQSALRSNIFDYLRSQSLRTFQTPDINQKLTFIKSCRFADVKLSEEGILTSGHLWRLGKIVEDPRSTRPPPRGDDYQLNAYQRMRLGQLARHLGSGECGSCYDYIARAIDEYLDQDERWGNRKSTFSKFYKDLMAEEIVKAMDDRRSPRLRLGSLIPQDYGGTDSYSGVFIREAGHQWTDETAYVLTAVCPTENRKDDIEKHVSLEVELLGSPKSRGPKRLVIKRWINGLFFFDRNSPITEVVFPWPESLLV from the coding sequence atgcaagCCGACACCTCCAGTACTCTCGCAACCATCCGGCGTGAGACCTCTTCGTCTATCGTGTCCGCGTTGCTTGACCTTCAAGAGCACAGAAAATATGATGACCGGACTTATGATTGGATTAAGAACTTGGAGGTAATCTACCTCAACGCTTCCGGTGGAGGTTATAAAAGGCGCTGGGATGATGAGGTAGTAGCTAGCAATTATGGGAAGAGATTGCTCTGGAGAAGACGCGTTGATGCAAACGATCTGAGCCAGAAATATATCGCTGTTTCTTATACCTGGAAGCCTCCCCCGAAACAGCCCAGCTCTCATGATGCTTATCTGGTACAATCAAGGGAGGGAACTTATGCAGATTCAAATCGAGTCAGAGATCAGGTGCTTGATAGGGTGATCGCATATGCCAATTACCGCCAAGCCAGGGGGACCTCCGTTCGGGGTTTCTGGATTGATCAGGAATGCATTGACCAAGAGAATGAAGCGGAAAAGCAGCGTGCCGTACAATCCATTGAGTATGTGTATAGCCACAGTGCCCTCCCAGTGGCGTTGCTGTCCGTGCGGATTGAATCGGAGGATCAATTGGAAAATTTGGTATACATCCTTAGGAGAAAGGATCCACTCAGGAATGAGAAGAGGGACCTGGTCCGCGGCGCTCTCAACCTTCTCGATTATATCATATCTGACCCTTGGTGGGAGAGAGGTTGGACATTTCAGGAAGACTATTGCGCATCAACCAAAATGTGCCTTTTGATCCCTCACTCTTCCTCTCTGAAGGTACTCAAAGAGACCAACCATCAAATGTTTGGCAAGCTGGAGGGCGAGCTTTGCATTACATCGACGGACTTTCGCTCCCAAGCCACTAAACTTTGCATGGAGTATCGAAAGAGCCCAGAATTCAAGCACACGTGCGAGAGAATTCTAGACCGAGCTTCAAAATACAATGTTCAGCTATTAGAGCTCGATAATGAGGGAAAGCGCACGATAAGGCAGTCCATGTCTCCAATAATATTCTCAAATGTCGGGAAGCGAGGGATCACATTCGAGTCGGATCGTCTGGCAGTGATCGCCAACTGCTTAGGCTACTTGGTCCGATTCGATACCTATGAGATCGAGCGCAAAGGATACAGTTTGAGCATTGCTATGCTGGCGTTGTTTTTACTGAACGGGGAAATTCTCATGAATGGTCCTGATAACTCTCAAAGCGCTCTTAGAAGCAATATTTTCGATTATCTGAGGAGCCAGTCTCTCCGCACGTTCCAGACACCTGATATTAATCAAAAACTTACATTCATCAAAAGTTGTCGTTTCGCCGACGTGAAGTTGTCAGAAGAGGGAATTCTAACGTCCGGTCACCTCTGGCGGTTGGGCAAAATAGTCGAGGATCCTCGGAGCACGAGACCACCACCCAGAGGCGACGATTACCAATTGAATGCCTACCAAAGAATGCGTTTGGGTCAGCTTGCTAGGCATTTAGGTTCAGGGGAATGTGGAAGTTGCTATGATTATATTGCAAGGGCTATCGATGAATATCTTGACCAAGATGAAAGGTGGGGGAATAGGAAGAGCACGTTTTCCAAATTCTACAAGGATCTCATGGCAGAGGAGATTGTCAAGGCAATGGATGATCGACGTTCGCCTCGGCTTCGGCTTGGCTCACTAATCCCCCAAGACTACGGAGGTACTGATTCGTACAGTGGAGTCTTTATCAGAGAGGCAGGGCATCAGTGGACAGACGAAACAGCGTATGTGTTGACCGCCGTATGTCCGACTGAGAATCGTAAAGACGACATCGAAAAGCATGTCTCTTTAGAGGTTGAGTTACTCGGCTCGCCCAAGAGCAGGGGCCCCAAACGGTTGGTTATCAAACGGTGGATCAATgggttgttcttttttgatcGTAACAGTCCGATTACTGAGGTTGTGTTTCCTTGGCCAGAATCTCTCTTGGTTTAG
- a CDS encoding uncharacterized protein (eukaryotic protein of unknown function-domain containing protein), whose product MPLITDFKLPTSPKQLELPEGADAKAFIVFVTSDDPTTGQSWCPDVRAAWPVLEATFSGVNGPALRVVEVGQKPEWKDLNNVYRTNWKVPCIPALVRYERVNGETAETGKLVEGEILDKKRLGEFIGMTL is encoded by the exons ATGCCCCTCATCACAGACTTTAAACTCCCCACATCACCAAAGCAGCTCGAGCTGCCTGAGGGCGCCGATGCAAAAGCGTTCATCGTATTTGTGACTTCCGATGACCCTACGACTGGTCAATCCTGGTGTCCCGATGTCCGTGCCGCCTGGCCTGTTCTTGAGGCCACGTTCTCCGGGGTGAACGGACCGGCACTGAGGGTTGTGGAGGTTGGACAGAAGCCAGA ATGGAAGGATTTAAATAATGTCTACCGGACCAACTGGAAGGTCCCTTGTATCCCGGCTTTGGTGCGATACGAACGCGTCAATGGCGAGACCGCCGAGACAGGGAAGCTGGTCGAAGGAGAAATTCTGGACAAGAAGAGGCTGGGGGAGTTTATTGGGATGACGCTTTAG